CCCTGCGACCCGGGCCTCGAGGACGGAGTCGATAGGCGTCCAGCGTGCGCTCAGAGGGGGCGACAACCCAGTCGTGCTTCACCCCGTGGCTTGCATACAGGTGGGCCTTCTCCCCGCGGTCCCGCTCAGCGGTTGAGTGGGAGAGGATCTCCACCACCAGATCGGGGGGGC
The genomic region above belongs to Bacillota bacterium and contains:
- a CDS encoding Uma2 family endonuclease, translating into MLDFINIVQPDLLFLSTERLRLLTARNIAGPPDLVVEILSHSTAERDRGEKAHLYASHGVKHDWVVAPSERTLDAYRLRPRGPGRREQHLFALVLSGSRHPSRPDLGVSAPE